The sequence atgatgaaaaagtggctgagggaggtgtatgtaaggagaccaggtggttttttccacgcatcaccatcgctcttaatctgtgactctatgcgtgcccatctcacagccgatgtgaaaaaactagtgaaacaaatgaactgtgagcttgctgtcattccgggaggcctgacaaaggaactccaaccgctggacatcggtgtgaaccgcccgttcacgagcggcctgggagcgatggatgaccgatggagaccacagtttcaccaagagtggaaggcagcgccgggcgagttacgccacaatttgccaatggattgtagatgcttgggctaacatgtctgctggcactgttgttcgagctttcacaaaagccggcatcgtttccgaggagccgcacggcacggaaagtgactctgacagtgaagaaagtgaacctggcatgtttgatggagatttagcgcagctgttaaattcagacacagaggatgaggacttcgatgggtttgattgatgataaaaatgtgagtaccaaactttgttttgttcctgctttatttttaaatacgcacacttgtatgcttgtgtgttgttgatgatgacgattactggtaataaaaatgtgagtaccgaactcaggtttgctcccgctttatttttaaatacgcatacggtacttgtatgcgccctataatccagtgcgcctcatgtgtgtgttaaatacagtaagggcacacataactgagactgcgccttttagtacagtgcgtcttatggtcgtgaaaatacggtaataaTGTAGCATATGAGGTGTTGAAATGTTCTACAAATGGAGAACTGGGCCCAATTTGATTTAGTTACTTACCTCACAGCGGCTGCAGTTGATCGCTGTTGGGACTGTCAATTGAGGACATCTGAGATATTGACCTATAAGGAACTGTTACACCCCAGCCCAGGGGAAACTGGCGTGCAACACAaggaaaaaattttaaaaaaggaaaatgtcccCACACTCCCTGCTCTCAAGGAAGACGAACCAAAAAACAACGGTCACGGAGTTTGCAACAGCcagtcagtttattaagtcCCAAAAGGTAGCGGGTGTCAGGATGAGcatggccaaaacaacaaacaacactcTAGAAATGAAATGCAGCTGGTTTACCTACACGGGAAACCCCAAAAGAAAAGTACAGGTTTCTTACCTGCCTCCCTaaccaaaaacaggagaaaaggtTCCCAAAGAAAAATGGCTTCTCACCCCTACAGCTAccgagtaaaaaaacaaaattgacaCAGGACACAATTATGCGACCCTCTGGTGTGGCAGACCGAAAAACACATCAgaggtgggcaactccaggcctcgagggccggtgtcctgcaggttttagatgtgtccttgattcaacacagctgatttaaatgactaaattacctcctcaacatgtcttgaggttctccagaggcctggtaatgaactaatcattttattcaggtgtgttgatccagggtgagatctacAACCTgtaggacactggccctcgaggcctggagttgcccacccctgacctAAACCCTTCTTGTAACGGATATTAATGTTAAAGTAAAGACCAGCTCATGAGGCGTTGGTTGCTGTTCTGCATCGGGGGGGGGGTATGGTCGGAAAATACAATGGTTGGTAGAGGATTGGACCCAAGGTACACTTCGAAATGCTGCAAGGCTAAAGCCTCATTTTCAATCGTGCTGTAATGTAGCTggtgttttatacattttttgaaaagaaacagacgGGATGGTCAACGTCATCTTCATCCTAATTGACCAAAATTAGCATTATCACACTAAAGAAAATCCCTTTGACAATTTGGCAGTACAAGTTATTGACGGACTTCTATCTGTCAATAACTTGTACTGCCTGAGATATTCATTAGAAACTTTTACTCAGGCTAACTTCCCTTTGTTTCTACTGCTCTCCATAACTGATAATCTTTGGCAAATTCTCAAATAGTTCCATACAGAAATGTAATCAGTTTTTGCCAAAGGATACAAAATTCAATCTTAATTAAGCATTCATGTGTATGAGCAGTGCATGTAGAGTGATCAAATTAATATGTTGCATACCAGCATTCACTGATACATGTAACACTGTCTACTGGACACTTAGTTACAATTAGTATTGCTTTCCCTCAAATCCCTCGTCAGCCAGAAGTGACTGGTCACAAAACACGAGCTACAGCTGATTCCCAAAGGGAGGACATGAAAATTCCTAGACACTCTGGGCTGGCTGTGTCTGCAGGTCTCGCCGCAAGAAACTGATAAAAGATTCGTCCTTTGGCAGCAATTACGGCTGATGAAAATTGCTTAAATATTACTACAAATAGCAGTGGAATTTTCTCGAAAGCTCAACATTATTCCCAACATACTGGATGTCAGTGTGGGCCTTGGGAGATGCAGGTCATTCAGATTGGCACCTTGGTGGCTGAATAAGCATTTGTCATTGTGGTATACCATATGGTGAGGCATGTACCAAACTCACCATCAGTGCGAGCAGGTGTTTCAGTTTGACCAGAAGGTAATCTGTTCTGACATTCTGCTTCTCTCTGTGATCAGATGATGGGAATAATGTTTAGTTTTTAAGATTACATGGATGTTTGCACAGAACAGATAACACCATTCATATAGTCAACATATTTTACATAATATTAACATGACAATATTAACATCCACTTTGTTCTGCGTGCATAGATTTTAACCAGTGGCCTTTTAATTATGAGTTTTATTTAGACTTTTAGTAAATAGCCATGCAATTCATGAAACAAGAATCAGGAGGTTCTGGTAGAATTCTGTTGCTTTTTAATTGGACGGTTTGACTAAACTTAGAAAACATACAAAATTAATAACAGTTCAAAGGAAATCTTTCTACATGCTGGCTGCCAGCTTCAGACAGGCGTgtgaaatgcatatactattattatatattgtacatatatttattagtttcagatgtagccattcttgtattttgcttgtttacattattgtattttgcacaactctgttgcttgtgaagctcgcacacaagaatttcactcacatgtgctgtaccaatgtacctgcacatgtgatgtgtcaataaaagtgatttgactTGATTTTCCATGTCTTTTGTGAACATTTCAAACTGTGTAGCTCTAACAGGCGGTTGGCTAACACATACAGCACCACCTCATTACAACGATGAGAGGTTCCAGTGGAAAAAATACATACTGCAATAACAATAAAGCAACAGCACTTTTTCCAGTTGTTACACTTATATCTTTCATTACAAGCAATTCATGTTAGAATACTTACGGAATTAAGCACTGCTACTTTTAACATGGACATCATACTAAAAAGTGTTGCTTAGGTAACAAACAGGCAATTCACAGGATAAGTGTTCATatggagagccttcagttttcaggcccctcttctgtgaaaCCAGTTTCCAGTTTgaattcaggagacagacgctatttctactttcaagattaggcttaaaactttcctttttgctaaagcgtATAGTGAGGGCTGGACcaagtgaccctgaatcctcccttagttatgctgcaataggtgtaggctgccggggattcctttccgggagtttttcctttccagtcacctttctcgctcactctgtgttaatagacctctctgcatggaATcaaatctgttattaatctctgtctctcttccacagcatgtctttatcctgtttttcttctttgccccaaccagatggccccgcccctccctgagcctggttctgctggaggtttcttcctgtgaaaagggagtttttccttcccccttcgccaaagtgcttgttcatagggggtcatatgattgttgggtttttttctgtatctactgtacaatataaagcgccttgaggcaacttttgttgtgatttggcgctatataaataaaattgaattgaattgaatatgcaACACTTATGAGGTCATAACTGATCTAATGGACTTCCACACAGTAACACTGAACAGGAGATTAAAGCTGAATTCTGTAAAGCCTGATTAAGATTGACCCAGCAGAAGAGCATTGGTTCAGATCCCTCGTGTTTCTAGCTGTGTTCAAATGAACTTTGTCAGGATAATGTCCCATTAGTCTGCCacttttgtcacagcaggacaCTTTGTAGGTTTGCTGATGCCTCAATAGGTTTGTGTTACGGATGAAAGACTTCACACTGCTCATATTTCAGTGGATTAACTTTAGTGTGGATGAGCTGATGATTTTTTAGATGATGAAACCTAGCACAAGACTTTCCACACTAAGCACAGTTGAAAGGTTTAACTCCAGTATGAATGAGCTGATGTCGTTTTAAGTTGCAACTCTGagtaaaagattttccacaTTGATTACAGATAAATgatttaactccactgtggatgagttgatgtctttttaagtgaccaataaaagtaaaagactttccacactgatcacaaacAAATGCTTTAACGCCACTGTGGATGAGCTCATGTTGTTTTAAGTCTCTTTTCTgattaaaagactttccacactgatcacagttgAATGCCTTGACACCAGTATGAATGACCCGATGTGCTTTTAAGTAACCAAGCCGTGCAAACGACTTTCCACAGTGATCACAGCTGAAATGTTTAGCTCCTGGGTGGATGACCTCATGGACTTTTAAGCTGTAACTGTGAGCAAAAGCCTTTCCACACTGACCACAAACAAatggtttaactccactgtggataaCCTGATGCGTTTTTAAGTGACCAATCAGAGTAAAtgactttccacactgatcacaactgaaaggtttaactccactgtgggtGAGCAGATGGACTTTTAAGCTGTAACTGTGAGCAAAAGCTTTTCCACACTGACCACAAACAAatgctttaactccactatGGATAACCTGATGCGATTTTAAGTGACCAATCtgagtaaaagactttccacactgatcacagctgaatgctTTGACCCCAGCATGGAtgagctgatgtgtttttatgtggcCAATCTGAGTAAAACCCTTTCCACACTGACCACAAACAAATGATTTAACTCCAGCATGGATGACTTCATGTCTTTTTAAGTGACCAATCTGAGTAAAAGCTTTTCCACACTGACCACAAACAAATGATTTAACACCAGCATGGATGACTTGATGTCTTTTTAAGTGACCAATCTGAGTAAAAGCTTTTCCACACTGACCACAAACAAATGATTTAACTCCAGCATGGATGACTTCATGTCTTTTTAAGTGACCAATCTGAGTAAAAGCTTTTCCACACTGACCACAAACAAATGATTTAACACCAGCATGCGTGACTTCATGTCTTTTTAAGTTACCAATCTGAGTAAAAGCTTTTCCACACTGACTACAAACAAatgctttaactccactatGGATgacctgatgtgtttttaagtaCCTTTTCTGAGTAAAGGACTTTCCACACTGATTGCAGCTGAAttctttaactccactgtggatgagctgatgtgtttttaagtcGCTTTTCtgagtaaaagactttccacattgatcacagctgaatgcCTTGGCACCAGTATGAATGACCTGATGTGCTTTTAAGTGATCAAGGCgattaaaagactttccacactgatcacagctgaatgctTTGACTCCAGCATGGATGAGCTGATGTACTTTTAAGTTGCTACTCagagtaaaagactttccacactgatcacagcggAACGCCTTGACACCAGTATGAATGAGCTGATGTACTTTTAAGCTGCTACTCCGAGTGAAAGACTTTCCACATTGATCACAGGTAAAGCTTCTGTTCCCACTATCGATGCACTGGCGTCTTCTGGGCTGCTTCATAGTGGTCAAAGGGACAACAACTGGATCTGTGCTTGCCGGCGTTGGCTGTTTTTTGCTGATGTCCTCAATGTGTTGAGGTTTTGGCCTGCTTTCCCACATCTCTCCTATaatgacaaagaaataaaacagaaaaccaaatgCAGTTATGGTAAGAAGTAACCCATAAACTGTACAGATGTACACATGGCATTCTTAGAACCTTATTCAGATCAAAAGCAtcctcataaataaaatatcaatttcagaatttttaaaaaatatttgtacttCGCATTGCTTCTTAATACTTCTCCTTTAATGGTTTTTGTCTATTTCTACTACTATTTACACTGTAGATATATAGTGAAGATTAAAGACTCAAAGGGTTTATTGTCATATgtacaagaagaaaaagcatttctctgtgcaatgaaattctttctttgctgccacacacacatgccGGTTAAGTTAAGGGTTGAAAGaaagtatgtatatatacacaaatgacaccacataaaatataaataatacaaataaataagtgaAGATAAAATTTAAATCTGAGATagaaaataaacccccacgtataagcttaaaaacactacaaaagaccaaggataaaggaggattagaactgcctaactttcagcactacttcttagccaacaggcttcagtttacctcaggatggctaaaacataccctcttagatgaacctttgctagatgtagaacaagcactttgcaataatctagagcttatcagctcaaacatccaacgacatgaatgcttcaaaagcatcaacatcagctcttctctaacagcatggtgggagtttctaaaattgacggcgtcttcattaatcccatgcaaacgtacacctatctggaacaaccctgacatattacaaaacaataatatgataaacttttcagcttggagtggtaaaggaatcaaatatttagaacatatactagaaggaacagaatttatttcatttgacagactagttacacaatatgggatcaacaagaaaagatttttagaatatcaacaaattaaatccatagtaaaaaagaaatttaaaccgggtcaagttgaactacaaacaccaccaagtgtggttcaatttcttactcttaaaacccccaaattactatccaaaatatacagaatgctttctaaaatagatgaatcaatatcacttcctattgcaaaatgggaagcggatttatcagttaacttagaccaaaacttctggtctcagatttgcttaaaaacctttcatctaattagaaatcccagtcttcaattaattcaatacaaaatattacatagagtgcactatacaggtcatcggatgttcaagatgggctttacgtctaccagcaactgctcacactgtcaaaccaAAACACCGGACatttatatccacgctctttggttctgtccaccagttca is a genomic window of Astatotilapia calliptera chromosome 9, fAstCal1.2, whole genome shotgun sequence containing:
- the LOC113029651 gene encoding zinc finger protein 665-like gives rise to the protein MWESRPKPQHIEDISKKQPTPASTDPVVVPLTTMKQPRRRQCIDSGNRSFTCDQCGKSFTRSSSLKVHQLIHTGVKAFRCDQCGKSFTLSSNLKVHQLIHAGVKAFSCDQCGKSFNRLDHLKAHQVIHTGAKAFSCDQCGKSFTQKSDLKTHQLIHSGVKEFSCNQCGKSFTQKRYLKTHQVIHSGVKAFVCSQCGKAFTQIGNLKRHEVTHAGVKSFVCGQCGKAFTQIGHLKRHEVIHAGVKSFVCGQCGKAFTQIGHLKRHQVIHAGVKSFVCGQCGKAFTQIGHLKRHEVIHAGVKSFVCGQCGKGFTQIGHIKTHQLIHAGVKAFSCDQCGKSFTQIGHLKSHQVIHSGVKAFVCGQCGKAFAHSYSLKVHLLTHSGVKPFSCDQCGKSFTLIGHLKTHQVIHSGVKPFVCGQCGKAFAHSYSLKVHEVIHPGAKHFSCDHCGKSFARLGYLKAHRVIHTGVKAFNCDQCGKSFNQKRDLKQHELIHSGVKAFVCDQCGKSFTFIGHLKRHQLIHSGVKSFICNQCGKSFTQSCNLKRHQLIHTGVKPFNCA